From Enterococcus wangshanyuanii, the proteins below share one genomic window:
- a CDS encoding ATP-dependent Clp protease ATP-binding subunit, protein MICQNCQQNPATIHLYANVNGERKQLDYCQSCYQKLKAQANDNQPTMSQQDPFGFGSLDDLYRSLSRQMQEQQGNPNGQVPPTQFGDGNGFNGGQPPRGGAGQADGLLGEYGINITQAARNGDIDPVVGRDEEIKRVIEILNRRTKNNPVLIGEPGVGKTAVVEGLAQKIIDGDVPQKLLDKEVIRLDVVSLVQGTGIRGQFEERMQKLIEEIKQAENVILFIDEVHEIVGAGAAGDGNMDAGNILKPALARGELQMVGATTLNEYRIIEKDAALERRMQPVRVDEPTVDETIEILKGLQKRYEDYHHVKYTDEAIKAAATLSNRYIQDRFLPDKAIDLLDESGSKMNLTIQIVDPKTIEKKLAEAEQQKQQASAEEDFEKAAYYRDQINKLQVMKEKQISDEETPVINEKAIEAIVEQKTGIPVGDLKEKEQTQLKNLAVDLKAHVVGQDDAVDKVSKAIRRNRVGLGKQNRPIGSFLFVGPTGVGKTELAKQLAFELFGSEDSMIRFDMSEYMEKHSVSKLIGSPPGYVGYDEAGQLTEKVRRNPYSLVLLDEIEKAHPDVLHMFLQILDDGRLTDAQGRTVSFKDTIIIMTSNAGTGNVEANVGFGAAREGVTKSVLGQLNNFFTPEFLNRFDGIIEFKALSKENLMNIVSLMLDEVNGLLAHQKIHIEVPTDVKEKLVDLGYDPSMGARPLRRTIQEQIEDGIAEYYLDHPEDHDLVAKLDDDGKISVTGATETVSEEAPLSDSPDSEQAIEE, encoded by the coding sequence ATGATCTGTCAAAATTGTCAGCAAAATCCAGCAACGATCCATTTATATGCGAATGTTAATGGTGAAAGAAAACAACTTGACTATTGTCAAAGCTGTTATCAAAAATTAAAAGCACAAGCAAATGATAATCAACCAACCATGTCTCAGCAAGATCCATTTGGTTTTGGAAGTTTAGATGATCTCTACCGCTCATTATCCCGTCAAATGCAGGAACAACAAGGCAATCCGAATGGTCAAGTGCCGCCAACACAATTTGGTGACGGTAACGGCTTCAACGGCGGCCAGCCTCCACGCGGCGGAGCAGGACAAGCAGATGGTTTACTTGGCGAATATGGTATCAATATCACACAAGCGGCTCGTAATGGTGATATCGACCCTGTTGTCGGACGTGATGAAGAAATCAAACGCGTGATTGAAATTCTCAATCGCCGGACAAAAAACAATCCTGTCTTGATCGGTGAACCAGGTGTTGGTAAAACAGCTGTCGTTGAAGGTTTAGCACAAAAAATCATTGATGGTGATGTTCCTCAAAAACTGTTAGACAAAGAAGTGATTCGTCTAGATGTCGTTTCATTAGTCCAAGGAACAGGCATTCGTGGTCAATTTGAAGAACGTATGCAAAAGCTGATCGAAGAAATCAAGCAAGCTGAAAATGTCATCTTATTTATCGATGAAGTACATGAAATCGTCGGTGCCGGTGCTGCTGGTGACGGCAATATGGACGCCGGTAATATTTTAAAACCTGCGCTTGCTCGAGGCGAACTCCAAATGGTTGGGGCAACAACATTGAATGAATACCGCATCATCGAAAAAGACGCTGCTTTGGAACGTCGGATGCAGCCTGTTCGTGTAGATGAACCCACTGTCGATGAAACGATCGAGATTTTGAAAGGTTTGCAAAAACGCTATGAAGATTATCATCACGTAAAATATACAGATGAAGCAATCAAAGCTGCTGCAACCTTATCTAACCGTTATATCCAAGACCGTTTCTTACCAGATAAAGCAATCGACTTATTAGATGAATCAGGCTCAAAAATGAATTTGACGATTCAAATCGTCGATCCAAAAACGATCGAAAAGAAATTAGCCGAAGCAGAACAGCAAAAACAACAAGCCTCTGCTGAAGAAGATTTTGAAAAAGCGGCCTACTACCGCGATCAAATCAATAAATTACAAGTGATGAAGGAAAAACAAATCAGCGATGAAGAAACTCCTGTAATTAATGAGAAAGCGATCGAAGCGATCGTCGAGCAAAAAACAGGAATTCCAGTTGGTGATCTGAAAGAAAAAGAACAAACACAATTGAAAAACTTAGCAGTCGACTTAAAAGCTCATGTTGTCGGACAAGATGATGCTGTCGATAAAGTCTCAAAAGCGATTCGCCGTAACCGTGTAGGTTTGGGTAAACAAAATCGACCAATCGGTTCTTTCCTATTTGTTGGACCAACTGGTGTTGGGAAAACAGAATTAGCGAAACAATTAGCCTTTGAACTATTCGGATCAGAAGATTCGATGATTCGTTTTGACATGAGTGAATACATGGAAAAACATAGTGTCTCTAAATTGATCGGTTCACCTCCTGGCTATGTTGGATATGATGAAGCTGGACAATTGACTGAAAAAGTGCGCCGCAATCCATACAGCTTAGTGTTACTTGATGAAATTGAAAAGGCACATCCTGACGTGTTGCATATGTTCTTGCAAATCCTTGATGATGGACGTTTAACAGACGCTCAAGGTCGAACAGTCAGCTTCAAAGATACGATCATTATCATGACAAGTAATGCTGGGACTGGAAATGTGGAAGCTAATGTTGGTTTTGGTGCTGCTCGCGAAGGCGTGACAAAATCTGTTTTAGGTCAGTTGAATAACTTCTTCACTCCGGAATTCTTGAATCGTTTTGATGGTATCATTGAGTTCAAAGCTTTAAGCAAAGAAAACTTGATGAATATCGTCAGCTTGATGCTGGATGAAGTGAATGGCTTACTCGCTCACCAAAAAATCCATATCGAAGTTCCAACAGACGTAAAAGAAAAATTAGTCGATTTAGGCTACGATCCTTCTATGGGTGCAAGACCATTGCGTCGAACGATCCAAGAACAGATCGAAGACGGAATTGCTGAATACTATTTAGATCATCCAGAAGACCATGATTTAGTAGCTAAATTGGATGATGATGGGAAGATCAGCGTAACTGGTGCAACTGAAACTGTTTCTGAAGAAGCTCCTTTATCTGATTCTCCTGACAGCGAACAAGCAATAGAAGAATAA